One region of Aminobacterium colombiense DSM 12261 genomic DNA includes:
- a CDS encoding 2-oxoacid:acceptor oxidoreductase family protein codes for MSRYEIRFAGSGGQGIILAAVIAGEAAALYEENLYVVQTQSYGPEARGGKSKAEVVISTVPIDYPKVTRPNLQVILTQQACEEFSADTLPGGRIIFDDSFVTDFPQVDAYIYQLPISRIAREQLGRELVTNMVALGAVARVLELENIVRPESVKKAILEKVPAGTKELNAKAFDEGYQVFKKSLHL; via the coding sequence ATGAGTAGGTATGAGATCCGTTTTGCCGGTTCAGGCGGGCAGGGGATAATTCTTGCTGCTGTTATTGCAGGAGAAGCTGCGGCCCTGTATGAGGAGAACCTCTATGTAGTGCAGACACAGTCTTATGGTCCTGAAGCTAGAGGCGGCAAATCCAAGGCCGAGGTTGTTATTTCTACAGTACCTATAGATTATCCAAAAGTAACAAGACCAAATCTGCAGGTGATCTTGACCCAGCAGGCTTGTGAAGAGTTTTCAGCCGATACACTTCCTGGCGGAAGAATAATTTTTGATGACAGCTTTGTCACAGATTTTCCACAGGTAGATGCCTATATATATCAGTTGCCAATTTCTAGAATTGCCCGGGAACAGCTTGGGCGTGAGCTTGTAACGAATATGGTGGCCCTGGGGGCAGTAGCTCGAGTTCTCGAGCTTGAAAATATTGTCCGGCCTGAGTCTGTAAAGAAAGCTATATTGGAAAAAGTACCAGCAGGAACAAAAGAACTGAACGCAAAAGCTTTCGATGAAGGCTACCAGGTGTTCAAAAAAAGCTTACATTTGTAA
- a CDS encoding P-II family nitrogen regulator, translating into MQMLVIVLNKVDKVESLFKEFINIGVRGATIIDSKGMARVLHEDIDKIPLFGSIKMLINDQYPYNKTIFVVLEDEQVQPAIDAVKRVVEDLSKPDVGILFTIPVNCVEGLASNHRN; encoded by the coding sequence ATGCAGATGCTTGTTATAGTACTTAATAAGGTAGACAAGGTTGAAAGTCTTTTTAAGGAGTTTATTAACATAGGTGTTCGAGGGGCTACCATTATTGACAGTAAGGGGATGGCACGTGTTCTTCATGAGGATATCGATAAAATTCCTCTTTTTGGTTCCATTAAGATGCTGATTAACGATCAGTATCCCTACAATAAAACCATTTTTGTTGTTTTAGAGGATGAACAAGTCCAACCGGCCATAGATGCCGTTAAAAGAGTAGTAGAAGATCTTTCTAAGCCTGATGTTGGAATACTATTTACCATACCTGTTAATTGCGTTGAGGGCCTTGCTTCCAACCATCGTAACTAA
- a CDS encoding cation:proton antiporter, with the protein MHVLYYFALVLLAGIFMAKVTRKLRLPNVTGYILAGIVIGPSLGKLIPKEVVSSFFIVSEVALGFIAYSIGSEFNLKHIRKIGLSVVWITLMESLCAVFAVTLAMIFVFHQPLHFSLVLGSIAAATAPAATILVIRQYKAKGVLVDTLLPVVAMDDAVAILAFGVAVAFAESLVSNNSAIPMASVVLRVFNEVFFSLLLGLVLGLFLSFMSGRVKGEDALLSLTIGCIFLGIGLASKFGLSSLFVAMMIGAVVSNLVYSCDRVLSVVDRFTPPIFLAFFTISGADLQLGMLPKVGLIGVGYVVFRVIGKILGAYAGARMTNSPPTVQKYLGLTLVPQAGVAIGLSLLAEQTLPGMGVALRNIILGSTVIYELFGPVIAKQALVMAGEIKES; encoded by the coding sequence GTGCATGTTTTGTATTATTTCGCCCTTGTTCTTCTTGCTGGAATTTTTATGGCTAAAGTTACAAGGAAGCTGAGACTTCCAAATGTGACAGGGTATATTTTGGCAGGAATTGTTATAGGACCTTCTCTTGGAAAGTTGATTCCCAAAGAAGTGGTGTCATCTTTTTTTATTGTTTCAGAAGTAGCTTTAGGTTTTATTGCCTATAGTATAGGCAGTGAGTTTAACTTGAAGCATATTCGAAAAATCGGGTTGTCAGTTGTATGGATTACTCTCATGGAATCCTTATGTGCGGTTTTTGCTGTGACGTTAGCCATGATATTTGTTTTCCACCAGCCCCTTCATTTCAGTCTTGTTCTTGGATCCATAGCGGCAGCTACGGCTCCTGCTGCCACCATTCTTGTCATAAGGCAATACAAGGCCAAAGGGGTATTAGTAGATACTCTTCTGCCCGTAGTTGCTATGGATGATGCAGTTGCCATTCTTGCTTTTGGTGTTGCGGTGGCTTTCGCAGAATCCCTTGTTTCCAATAATTCTGCTATTCCCATGGCATCTGTTGTTTTGAGAGTCTTCAACGAAGTTTTTTTCTCATTGCTTCTTGGTCTGGTTCTGGGACTCTTCCTTTCGTTTATGTCGGGGCGCGTTAAGGGGGAGGATGCACTTCTTTCTCTGACGATAGGCTGTATTTTTTTAGGCATAGGTCTTGCGTCGAAATTCGGACTTTCGTCTCTCTTCGTAGCGATGATGATTGGGGCTGTAGTTTCAAATCTGGTTTATTCTTGTGACAGAGTCCTCTCTGTAGTAGATCGTTTCACGCCTCCAATTTTTCTTGCTTTTTTTACTATCTCAGGTGCGGATTTGCAGCTGGGAATGTTGCCTAAAGTGGGTCTCATAGGGGTTGGATATGTTGTTTTTCGTGTAATAGGGAAAATTTTAGGAGCATATGCTGGAGCTCGAATGACCAATTCGCCTCCAACTGTACAAAAATATCTTGGGCTGACCCTTGTGCCTCAGGCTGGTGTTGCTATAGGCCTCTCTCTTTTAGCAGAACAAACCCTCCCTGGTATGGGGGTTGCATTGCGTAATATTATACTTGGGTCAACTGTAATATATGAGCTTTTCGGTCCTGTAATCGCTAAGCAGGCCTTAGTAATGGCAGGGGAGATAAAAGAGTCCTAA
- a CDS encoding 2-oxoacid:ferredoxin oxidoreductase subunit beta, whose protein sequence is MPSQDVMSWLRTRFFPHIWCPGCGHGIIMHALLRALVELDKKKSQTVIASGIGCSSRMPGYIDACTVHTTHGRSLAFATGIKLANPSLTVVDVMGDGDCSAIGGNHFIHACRRNIDITAIVMNNNIYGMTGGQASPTTPQGALATTTPYGAIDPAFDICRLAEGAGASYVARATIANPKMAEQYIANGIKKKGFAVIEIVSSCHTQFGRRNKRRTPIDNINYFKENTVTLARSKNMSSEELAGKIVVGEFVNKDIPEYTEQYLSLIERVRGKDHE, encoded by the coding sequence ATGCCGAGTCAAGACGTTATGAGCTGGCTGAGGACGCGTTTCTTCCCCCACATCTGGTGTCCAGGATGCGGACACGGGATTATTATGCATGCCTTGCTTCGTGCTCTCGTAGAGTTAGATAAGAAAAAAAGCCAGACAGTGATTGCGTCAGGAATAGGTTGTTCAAGTCGTATGCCAGGCTATATAGATGCTTGTACAGTGCATACTACCCATGGCCGTTCTCTTGCTTTTGCCACAGGAATTAAATTAGCGAATCCTTCCCTTACTGTTGTTGACGTTATGGGAGATGGTGATTGCTCGGCCATAGGAGGGAACCACTTTATTCATGCGTGTAGACGCAACATCGATATTACAGCCATTGTAATGAATAACAATATCTATGGAATGACAGGAGGACAAGCTTCTCCTACCACTCCCCAGGGGGCTTTGGCAACTACAACTCCATACGGGGCAATAGACCCGGCCTTTGATATTTGTCGGCTGGCAGAAGGCGCCGGTGCCTCTTATGTAGCAAGGGCAACTATTGCCAACCCGAAAATGGCTGAACAATATATTGCAAATGGCATAAAGAAAAAAGGGTTTGCTGTTATTGAGATCGTTTCGAGCTGCCATACTCAATTTGGACGAAGAAACAAACGGCGTACCCCAATCGATAACATTAATTATTTCAAGGAAAACACCGTAACTTTGGCGAGATCCAAAAACATGTCTTCTGAGGAACTCGCAGGGAAAATAGTAGTGGGAGAATTTGTTAATAAAGACATTCCCGAATATACAGAGCAGTATCTCTCTCTCATAGAAAGAGTAAGGGGGAAGGATCATGAGTAG
- the rlmD gene encoding 23S rRNA (uracil(1939)-C(5))-methyltransferase RlmD, with product MLNQFHPCGHDEIINLKIETISSDGSGIARRPKDGLVYFVPGALPEEEIRVRVTKKKRDYAIGEIQEIIAPHPQRVTPLCSWYGQCGGCQLQHCSYDKQLEIKRTIVEEAFSRVAHIPVRNILAPCIASPKEWGYRNKASFPVRNNAGKTDIGFFRRRSHSIIPIDTCPVLEPALNHMLSYFIDSLECINLPPYDEKKHSGLLRHVIFRCGSFSKELLACLVVRKSLSSSEMKRVEQQWQSFQFPEFSFVGILENKNISPGNTILGQNSRSVQGREWLREFLNSKEFHFDGTAFFQVNSYQAARLFTYSANCFSDKGQGRALELYSGVGALSLFLASKFDNLVTVEDWPSAVEAMRKNLELNDFHNVSPHTGRAEDVIFHLDGPFNSVILDPPRSGCNRQVIQRILEWKPQQILYVACNPATLARDIALLYEGGYRLEKLQPFDMFPQTVHVECVALLEHVDKK from the coding sequence GTGTTGAATCAGTTTCATCCCTGCGGGCATGATGAAATAATTAACCTTAAAATTGAAACCATTAGCAGTGACGGGAGCGGCATCGCTCGACGCCCCAAAGATGGTCTTGTTTACTTTGTTCCAGGAGCCCTGCCGGAAGAAGAGATCAGGGTCAGAGTAACAAAAAAGAAGAGGGATTACGCTATTGGTGAGATACAGGAAATAATAGCGCCCCATCCTCAGCGGGTTACGCCGTTATGTTCCTGGTATGGACAATGTGGCGGTTGTCAGCTTCAGCACTGTTCTTATGATAAACAACTTGAAATCAAAAGAACAATTGTAGAAGAAGCTTTTTCTCGCGTGGCTCATATTCCCGTCAGAAATATTTTGGCACCTTGCATTGCAAGTCCAAAAGAATGGGGATACCGAAACAAGGCATCCTTCCCCGTGCGAAACAACGCAGGCAAGACTGATATAGGTTTTTTTAGAAGGCGCAGCCATTCTATTATTCCTATAGACACGTGCCCCGTTCTGGAACCAGCTCTTAATCATATGTTGAGTTACTTTATAGATTCTTTAGAGTGCATAAATCTGCCCCCATACGATGAAAAAAAACATTCGGGTCTGTTGCGTCACGTTATTTTCAGGTGTGGCAGTTTTTCCAAAGAATTATTAGCATGCCTTGTCGTACGCAAAAGCCTTTCTTCTTCAGAAATGAAAAGAGTAGAGCAACAGTGGCAAAGCTTTCAGTTTCCAGAGTTTTCCTTTGTAGGAATTTTAGAAAACAAGAATATCTCTCCTGGAAACACAATACTGGGGCAGAATTCGAGGAGCGTTCAGGGACGCGAGTGGCTGAGAGAGTTTCTTAATTCTAAAGAGTTTCATTTTGATGGTACGGCATTTTTTCAGGTTAACAGTTATCAGGCAGCGCGGCTTTTTACATATAGTGCCAACTGCTTTTCGGATAAAGGGCAGGGAAGGGCTCTTGAATTGTATTCTGGAGTAGGGGCATTATCTCTTTTTCTGGCCTCAAAATTTGATAATTTAGTGACAGTTGAGGATTGGCCGAGTGCTGTAGAAGCTATGAGGAAAAATCTGGAGCTTAACGATTTTCATAACGTATCTCCTCATACTGGCAGGGCTGAAGATGTTATTTTTCATTTAGACGGGCCATTTAATTCTGTGATTCTGGACCCTCCACGCAGTGGCTGCAACCGACAGGTCATTCAACGCATTTTAGAGTGGAAACCGCAACAAATACTTTACGTTGCATGTAATCCAGCTACTTTAGCCAGGGATATTGCGTTGCTTTATGAAGGGGGATACCGTTTGGAGAAACTCCAGCCTTTCGACATGTTTCCCCAGACTGTCCACGTCGAGTGCGTAGCGTTGCTGGAACATGTTGATAAGAAGTAA